From Candidatus Zymogenaceae bacterium, the proteins below share one genomic window:
- a CDS encoding ABC transporter permease, whose amino-acid sequence MSHQSEEVLRTPTKIIQPKETLLSLNIREIWNYRDLLFFLVWRNIKSRYAQTVLGTGWALFKPIISMVVFTLIFGKLAKISSEGVPYAVFNYTALVPWTFFSSSLTGATSSLVGAADMLTKVYFPRIVIPAAAILDKLVDFIIALAILIVMMFFYRVAPTVWAVAIPCLVLMMILASAGFGLWLTALAVQYRDVNYAMTFSVQMFMYACPVVYPTSLIPEGWRLVYALNPMVGVIEGFRASLLGTIPMPWDLIGIGTVSSLVIFISGLMFFNYKERIFADVV is encoded by the coding sequence ATGTCACATCAAAGCGAAGAGGTACTTCGCACTCCCACAAAAATCATCCAGCCAAAAGAGACCCTTTTGTCTCTGAACATCAGGGAGATATGGAATTATCGTGACCTGTTGTTTTTTCTTGTATGGAGAAATATCAAGAGCAGATACGCACAGACCGTGCTCGGAACGGGGTGGGCGCTGTTTAAGCCCATTATCAGCATGGTGGTGTTTACGCTGATTTTCGGAAAACTCGCGAAGATCAGTTCAGAGGGAGTGCCCTACGCCGTGTTCAACTACACCGCCCTTGTTCCGTGGACATTCTTCTCATCGTCTCTGACCGGTGCAACAAGCAGCCTTGTGGGGGCGGCGGACATGCTGACAAAGGTGTATTTTCCCCGCATCGTCATCCCCGCCGCTGCAATTCTGGACAAATTGGTAGATTTCATTATCGCCCTGGCGATTCTCATCGTGATGATGTTTTTTTACAGGGTGGCCCCGACAGTATGGGCTGTGGCGATTCCCTGTCTCGTTCTAATGATGATACTCGCCTCGGCCGGATTCGGCCTGTGGTTAACGGCGCTGGCCGTGCAGTATCGGGATGTGAACTACGCCATGACGTTCAGTGTCCAGATGTTCATGTACGCCTGTCCCGTGGTCTATCCCACAAGCCTCATCCCCGAAGGGTGGCGGCTGGTCTACGCCCTCAATCCGATGGTAGGCGTCATCGAAGGATTCAGGGCGTCGCTGTTGGGTACCATCCCGATGCCCTGGGACCTCATCGGCATTGGGACGGTATCGTCGCTCGTCATCTTTATTTCGGGCCTGATGTTTTTTAACTATAAAGAGCGGATCTTCGCGGACGTGGTATGA
- a CDS encoding class I SAM-dependent methyltransferase, with product MAEVGVYRGDFAAAILERYDSIETYFMIDPWRYLDNWNKPANQTNDIFETFFSETKAKTDFAANKRIILRGTTSEVIEEIEDEGLDFAYIDSDHTLRGITMDLIQIFPKIRMGGWIGGDDFMRNVWQHDTDYEPTLVFPFTVYFAEAMDVPIYALPYNQFLIEKNCDKSFAFIDMTGLYGDTSLKNQLLPQLFFKRRVREKFPLLYSLIDIVLRIENKMSGFIKKTGEHMHK from the coding sequence ATGGCTGAAGTGGGGGTGTATAGGGGAGATTTCGCGGCCGCAATTCTTGAGCGGTACGATTCGATTGAAACTTATTTCATGATAGATCCCTGGCGATATTTAGATAACTGGAACAAGCCGGCAAATCAAACGAATGATATATTCGAGACATTTTTCTCTGAAACAAAGGCGAAAACGGATTTTGCAGCCAACAAGAGAATCATTCTGAGGGGAACCACCTCGGAGGTGATTGAAGAGATAGAGGATGAAGGACTTGATTTTGCGTATATTGATAGCGATCATACGCTGAGGGGGATTACCATGGATTTGATACAAATATTCCCTAAGATCAGAATGGGGGGGTGGATCGGCGGTGATGATTTTATGCGCAATGTGTGGCAGCATGATACAGACTATGAGCCGACTTTAGTATTTCCCTTTACGGTTTATTTCGCAGAAGCGATGGATGTTCCGATATATGCTCTTCCGTACAACCAATTTCTTATAGAGAAAAATTGTGATAAATCATTTGCTTTTATCGACATGACAGGGCTGTACGGTGACACCAGCCTGAAAAATCAGCTCCTTCCTCAGTTATTTTTCAAACGTAGAGTTCGTGAGAAATTTCCTCTACTGTATTCTCTAATAGATATAGTATTGAGGATAGAGAATAAGATGTCCGGTTTCATCAAGAAAACAGGTGAACATATGCACAAATAG